The following are encoded together in the Coffea arabica cultivar ET-39 chromosome 1c, Coffea Arabica ET-39 HiFi, whole genome shotgun sequence genome:
- the LOC113694244 gene encoding putative disease resistance protein At4g10780 produces MIDKLKDLATDLGVKWLQDYLGLEEKLENLETRINLVKYRAIDMVTLTKLQSGKKRKKEVEEWLKKVERKKIEFRDLRAQVQQARFYSRIQLVRRVETMMGEVEDLVQWGAFSGGLFLDMYGAKGAPLLAATWKGQAFEQNLREIWECVMDDEIFSIGIYGMGGVGKTTLATHVHNNLLKEAKFSGHVCWITVSQEANIHKLQKDIAKFLPVDLSCEDNDRKRAAQLFQALKRRRNFVLILDDVWTHFDLENVGIPLRVDGSKLIITSRSLDVCRAMGCQKEVKVKPLCYQEAWTLFLEKLGCCRPLPPDIEEIAKSMVKNCAGLPLGIITVAGSMKGTDDIHEWRDALEELEDPVARQDCEVFKILHYSYSRLRDQRLKDCFLYCSLYPEDCEIPRDELIASFIRERLIDKRRTRQAEFDQGHALLNKLENACLLEGVVKIKEDDTEAKYVKMHDLMRDMALKITKTKPKYLVKAGIWLRDVPDKSEWKEDLDKVSLRFNVVSSIPLGISPYCPKLSTLSLWGNELTSIPCSFFAHFGALQVLDLSCNRSLEELPNCISELERLAALLLFSCRDLRFVPSLEKLKALRELDLSDTKISDVPEGLERLVNLKCLNMVQTNLEMISEGIISKLSCLQSLGIPRQVSVQVEELESLKQLEEFIGGFPEANSFCRFVRSRQRFNRPSFYVIQVGSGLLKGLSGHFQQMASKRVVFSFTNVNPGGKKRANILPDDIQELEICACQGLGSCLNDTFAEFNTQARGLTHCLIEGSSEIRSLLKLSSSEDQFVIKGQNSACAPLQNLKHLRLICLSNFNGLFEWDSVANAIPPPSTFSCLRSLFIDRCGKLKKLFTPRLLQSVQSLEVLKVWGCNELEEIVSNDEEGYFSFTSSSKDSCSRSTISCLPNLKKLAVLGDPKLRNICKGLLICNSIERIEVISCRNLESLPPFLPSINGQPSAPPALKVIQISLLGWESLKWENPYMKKILQPFVRYGEF; encoded by the coding sequence ATGATTGATAAACTTAAAGACCTAGCTACGGACCTTGGAGTGAAATGGCTACAAGACTACCTTGGCCTTGAGGAAAAGCTGGAAAATCttgaaacaagaattaatctagtgaaataTCGAGCGATTGATATGGTGACATTGACAAAATTGCAATCagggaagaaaaggaagaaggaggTTGAAGAATGGCTTAAAAAggttgaaagaaagaaaatagaatTCAGGGATTTGAGAGCACAAGTCCAGCAAGCTAGATTTTACTCTCGTATACAACTCGTACGACGTGTTGAAACGATGATGGGGGAAGTAGAGGATCTCGTTCAGTGGGGAGCATTTTCTGGAGGCCTTTTTCTAGATATGTATGGCGCAAAAGGAGCGCCGCTACTGGCAGCAACATGGAAAGGTCAAGCATTTGAACAAAATTTGagagaaatctgggaatgtgtAATGGATGATGAGATCTTCAGCATTGGCATCTATGGTATGGGGGGTGTAGGCAAAACAACACTAGCCACGCATGTCCACAACAATCTTCTAAAAGAAGCAAAATTTTCAGGACATGTTTGTTGGATAACTGTATCACAGGAGGCCAACATTCACAAATTGCAGAAGGACATTGCGAAGTTCTTACCTGTAGATCTTTCATGTGAGGATAACGACAGGAAGAGAGCAGCTCAACTGTTCCAGGCATTGAAGAGGAGGAGAAATTTTGTGCTCATATTGGATGATGTCTGGACACATTTTGATTTAGAGAATGTGGGAATTCCTCTCCGAGTAGATGGGAGCAAATTGATTATAACTAGTAGATCATTAGATGTGTGTCGTGCCATGGGTTGCCAAAAGGAAGTTAAAGTGAAACCGCTTTGTTATCAGGAAGCTTGGACGctttttctagagaaacttggTTGTTGCAGACCACTACCTCCAGATATAGAAGAGATAGCCAAGTCTATGGTGAAAAATTGTGCAGGCTTACCGCTAGGGATCATAACAGTGGCTGGAAGCATGAAAGGGACAGATGACATTCATGAGTGGAGGGATGCATTGGAAGAATTGGAGGACCCTGTCGCTAGACAAGATTGTGAGGTATTCAAAATCTTGCATTACAGCTATAGTCGTTTGCGCGATCAAAGATTGAAAGATTGCTTCTTGTATTGTTCATTGTACCCTGAAGATTGTGAAATTCCAAGAGATGAATTGATAGCAAGCTTTATCAGGGAAAGACTCATAGACAAAAGAAGAACCAGACAAGCAGAGTTTGACCAGGGTCATGCATTACTGAATAAACTTGAGAATGCATGTTTGTTGGAAGGTGTTGTAAAGATCAAAGAAGATGATACAGAAGCAAAATATGTAAAGATGCATGATTTGATGAGAGACATGGCCTTAAAGATAACAAAGACTAAACCCAAGTACCTGGTGAAAGCTGGAATTTGGCTGAGAGATGTACCTGACAAGAGTGAGTGGAAAGAGGATTTAGACAAGGTATCATTGAGATTTAATGTTGTATCATCAATCCCTTTAGGCATATCACCCTATTGTCCTAAACTTTCCACCTTATCATTATGGGGCAATGAGTTGACGTCAATTCCATGTTCATTCTTTGCTCATTTTGGTGCCCTCCAAGTTTTGGATTTAAGTTGTAACCGTAGCCTTGAAGAGCTACCTAATTGCATATCAGAATTGGAGAGACTTGCAGCACTATTGTTATTTTCATGTCGGGACCTCAGATTTGTGCCATCCTTGGAAAAGCTCAAAGCATTAAGGGAGTTGGATTTGTCTGATACTAAAATAAGTGATGTACCTGAAGGCCTCGAAAGATTGGTCAATCTCAAGTGCCTAAATATGGTTCAGacaaatttggagatgatatcAGAAGGGATTATATCCAAACTCTCCTGTCTTCAGAGCCTCGGAATTCCAAGACAAGTATCAGTGCAAGTAGAAGAATTAGAATCACTGAAGCAGTTGGAAGAATTTATCGGTGGGTTCCCTGAGGCTAATTCATTCTGCCGATTTGTCAGATCTCGCCAGCGCTTCAACAGGCCTAGTTTTTATGTTATCCAAGTAGGTTCAGGTCTACTAAAAGGATTGAGTGGACATTTTCAACAAATGGCCAGCAAAAGGGTAGTTTTCAGTTTTACGAATGTTAACCCTGGAGGCAAAAAAAGAGCAAATATACTTCCAGATGACATTCAAGAACTAGAAATCTGTGCTTGTCAAGGATTAGGCAGCTGCTTGAATGATACTTTTGCAGAGTTCAATACTCAAGCAAGAGGCTTGACACATTGCTTGATTGAAGGGAGTAGCGAGATAAGATCCCTCTTGAAGTTGTCCTCTTCAGAAGACCAATTTGTCATAAAGGGACAAAATTCTGCTTGCGCTCCATTGCAAAACCTCAAGCATCTGCGACTCATTTGTTTGTCAAACTTCAATGGACTCTTTGAGTGGGACTCAGTAGCTAACGCAATTCCTCCACCTAGCACTTTTTCTTGCCTTAGATCTTTGTTCATTGATCGTTGTGGCAAGCTCAAGAAGTTGTTCACACCAAGGCTGCTACAATCCGTGCAAAGTCTTGAAGTACTTAAGGTCTGGGGTTGTAACGAATTGGAGGAGATAGTATCAAACGATGAAGAAGGCTACTTTAGTTTTACTTCAAGCAGCAAAGATTCATGCTCAAGGTCCACTATCAGTTGCCTCCCAAATCTCAAGAAATTGGCTGTGCTAGGAGATCCTAAACTAAGGAATATTTGCAAGGGGCTCCTGATTTGTAACTCTATTGAGAGAATTGAGGTAATAAGCTGCCGAAATCTGGAAAGCTTACCTCCCTTCCTACCCTCCATCAATGGACAACCTTCTGCACCCCCAGCACTTAAAGTGATCCAAATATCTCTACTTGGTTGGGAGTCATTGAAATGGGAGAATCCTTACATGAAGAAGATCCTTCAACCTTTTGTTCGttatggtgaattttga
- the LOC140005650 gene encoding uncharacterized protein, with product MYTVRDVKAIVESVVGFPVNEQSLMCDGQQLDDSKVLSSYHIAAQSILKMVVQNIQILVKDGFKTITLDVCQDVMIRIVKDKIFHKTGLPANPLFLESLFLENVGKPLDNFQSLPRYNI from the coding sequence ATGTACACTGTTCGCGATGTTAAAGCAATCGTGGAGAGCGTCGTTGGCTTCCCTGTGAATGAGCAGAGCCTAATGTGTGATGGACAACAACTTGATGATTCAAAGGTCCTATCTTCTTATCATATTGCTGCACAATCCATCTTAAAGATGGTAGTGCAGAATATTCAGATACTTGTTAAGGATGGTTTCAAAACAATTACTCTTGATGTGTGTCAAGATGTTATGATCAGAATTGTGAAGGACAAGATTTTTCACAAAACAGGATTGCCAGCTAATCCCCTGTTTTTGGAATCCCTGTTTTTGGAAAATGTGGGAAAACCTCTGGATAATTTTCAGAGTTTGCCTAGATATAACATTTAG